One part of the Dyadobacter sp. 676 genome encodes these proteins:
- the gldG gene encoding gliding motility-associated ABC transporter substrate-binding protein GldG produces MKNTIVRFVLLVIVLAGINWLASSFFFRWDLTEDKRYSISDATKQLLGSLEKDVIVNVYLSGDFPAGFERLESATRETLEEFKTYANGHLIVNYSDPSDATSEEQRQKQYMSLIDRGLNPANVFANEDGKRTEKIIFPGAIVQADTLSVPVQLLKGNKASSPEEQLNQSYEGVEFELASAIRVLANPERKKVGFVVSHTKIPPARLSDLIATIQQSYDVFLDMNNPESYEGLDALIVLKPDSAFSEEEKYKLDQYVVGGGKALFFVDGARVDSVSLDGNYAQPLDLNLGDLFFKWGIRLNTNLVKDLNCAQILLNVGNVGDNPAIQPMPWRFFPLLNNFGKHTTTRNLNAVYTRFLSSIDTVGGANSIMKTPLLMTSPYTQIVNTPALVGYNEARKDPQPSDYRSGVKLAGVLLEGSFNSLFQNRILPGDPRAAKFKVQGNGGKVIICSDGDLIVNDYDYKRNAPLPLGYDRVTKQTFGNKDFVLHALDYMTDANGLINARGKQIEIRALDKIQIRENRKFWQALNLLLPIVIIGIFGAVRYYLRLRKFG; encoded by the coding sequence ATGAAAAATACCATTGTCCGGTTTGTGTTGCTTGTAATTGTCCTGGCAGGGATCAACTGGCTGGCTTCTTCGTTCTTTTTCAGATGGGACCTTACCGAAGACAAGCGTTACAGCATTTCCGACGCCACCAAGCAGCTTTTGGGGAGTCTGGAAAAAGATGTAATTGTGAACGTATACCTGTCCGGCGACTTCCCGGCCGGCTTCGAGCGCCTCGAAAGTGCTACGCGGGAAACCCTGGAAGAATTTAAAACCTACGCCAACGGGCATCTGATCGTCAACTACTCCGACCCCTCCGATGCCACCAGTGAAGAGCAGCGCCAGAAACAATACATGAGTTTAATCGACCGTGGCCTGAACCCCGCCAATGTGTTCGCGAATGAGGACGGCAAACGGACCGAAAAAATTATTTTCCCGGGAGCCATTGTGCAGGCCGATACGCTTTCCGTTCCGGTGCAATTGCTGAAAGGTAATAAAGCAAGCTCTCCGGAAGAACAGCTGAACCAATCCTACGAGGGTGTTGAGTTTGAACTGGCATCCGCAATACGCGTGCTCGCGAACCCCGAACGCAAAAAAGTAGGGTTTGTAGTTAGCCACACGAAAATTCCCCCAGCCCGTTTGAGCGATCTTATTGCTACAATCCAGCAGAGCTACGATGTATTTCTGGATATGAACAATCCCGAGTCGTATGAGGGCCTCGACGCATTGATCGTCCTGAAACCTGACAGCGCGTTTTCCGAAGAGGAAAAATACAAACTTGACCAATATGTGGTTGGAGGTGGCAAGGCGCTGTTTTTTGTCGACGGCGCGCGGGTCGACAGCGTGAGCCTGGATGGTAATTACGCGCAACCATTGGATCTGAACCTCGGAGATCTGTTTTTCAAATGGGGGATCAGATTGAATACGAATCTCGTTAAAGACCTCAATTGTGCCCAAATCCTGTTGAATGTCGGCAATGTAGGCGATAATCCGGCGATTCAGCCTATGCCCTGGCGTTTCTTCCCGCTTTTGAACAATTTTGGAAAGCATACCACCACGAGAAACCTGAATGCGGTTTATACACGTTTTTTGAGCTCCATCGATACCGTCGGCGGGGCGAATAGCATTATGAAAACGCCATTGCTCATGACTTCGCCCTATACACAAATTGTGAATACGCCTGCGCTCGTCGGGTATAATGAGGCGCGCAAGGATCCCCAGCCATCGGATTACCGTTCCGGCGTCAAACTCGCCGGCGTGCTGCTCGAAGGATCATTCAATTCGCTCTTTCAAAACCGCATTCTGCCCGGTGATCCGAGGGCGGCAAAGTTCAAGGTACAGGGTAATGGCGGTAAAGTGATCATCTGCTCTGACGGCGACCTGATCGTGAACGATTATGATTATAAAAGGAATGCACCGCTACCGCTCGGTTATGACCGCGTGACGAAACAAACCTTCGGAAACAAGGATTTCGTGCTGCACGCACTCGATTACATGACCGACGCCAACGGACTGATCAATGCGCGCGGTAAACAAATCGAAATCCGTGCTTTGGATAAAATCCAGATCCGGGAGAACCGAAAGTTCTGGCAGGCCCTGAATTTATTGCTTCCGATAGTAATAATCGGCATTTTCGGGGCTGTCAGATATTACCTACGGCTTCGAAAATTTGGTTAG
- a CDS encoding DUF1080 domain-containing protein, producing MIQKLSLLLLTLSISITAQAQKSADKEEWQSLFNGKDLTGWDIKIAGHKVNDNYKNTFLVEDDMIRVNYKEYDKFTTEYGHMYYHKPYSHYKIRLQYRFTGNQVPGGASWNVRNSGIMLHSQSAASLGIDQDFPISLEMQYLGGLGSGERNTGNLCTPGTIVDIDGKLAEAHCINSTSKTYNGDQWVNAEAIVLGDSIIYHLIEGDTVLVYTNPRVGGGYVGKNHTFKDGKVGNEAEWIKKDGTKLGSGYIALQAESHPIDFRNIELLNLKGCMDPKAANYKSYYIAADNSTCTYKKK from the coding sequence ATGATCCAAAAACTAAGCCTTCTGCTACTCACATTATCGATTTCAATTACCGCCCAAGCCCAGAAATCCGCCGATAAAGAAGAATGGCAATCCCTCTTCAACGGTAAGGACCTTACAGGCTGGGACATCAAAATCGCCGGCCACAAGGTGAATGATAACTACAAAAATACCTTCCTGGTCGAAGACGACATGATCCGGGTGAATTATAAGGAATACGATAAATTCACCACGGAGTATGGCCATATGTATTATCACAAACCCTATTCCCATTATAAAATCAGGCTGCAATACCGCTTCACCGGCAACCAGGTGCCCGGTGGCGCCTCGTGGAATGTGCGCAATAGCGGCATTATGCTGCATTCGCAATCGGCTGCAAGCCTTGGAATCGACCAGGATTTTCCGATTTCATTGGAAATGCAATACCTGGGCGGGCTGGGTTCGGGGGAACGCAATACCGGTAATCTTTGCACACCCGGCACGATCGTCGATATCGACGGAAAACTCGCCGAAGCGCATTGTATTAATTCGACTTCCAAAACCTACAACGGCGACCAGTGGGTGAATGCCGAGGCCATCGTACTCGGCGATTCGATCATTTATCACCTGATCGAGGGCGACACGGTGCTCGTTTATACCAATCCGCGTGTCGGTGGCGGTTATGTGGGCAAAAATCACACTTTCAAAGATGGCAAAGTGGGCAATGAGGCCGAATGGATCAAAAAAGACGGAACGAAGCTCGGCAGCGGCTACATTGCATTACAGGCGGAAAGCCATCCGATCGACTTCCGGAATATCGAATTGCTGAACCTGAAAGGCTGTATGGACCCTAAGGCGGCAAATTACAAATCCTATTACATTGCCGCCGACAATTCGACTTGTACTTATAAAAAGAAATAA
- a CDS encoding GxxExxY protein — MEIIYKAESYAIVGKCIEAHRELGHGFLEIVYKDALEILSEGIHLFRERERKKEYPVFFKGILLPQKFFADFVVFNKIILEVRCVSCLTDEHIAQTLNYLKVSGNKLGLLVNFGRGKLECKRLVL; from the coding sequence ATGGAAATCATCTACAAAGCAGAATCTTATGCCATTGTTGGCAAATGCATCGAAGCGCATAGGGAGCTTGGTCACGGTTTTCTTGAAATTGTCTATAAAGACGCGCTGGAAATACTTTCCGAAGGGATACATCTATTTCGGGAGAGAGAGAGAAAAAAAGAGTATCCTGTTTTCTTCAAGGGCATTTTGCTGCCTCAAAAGTTTTTCGCCGACTTCGTTGTCTTTAACAAGATTATCCTTGAAGTCAGATGTGTCTCCTGTCTTACGGACGAGCATATCGCACAGACTTTGAATTATCTGAAAGTTTCAGGGAACAAATTGGGGCTGTTAGTGAATTTCGGGCGCGGGAAGTTGGAATGCAAGCGGCTTGTGCTTTAA
- the rnr gene encoding ribonuclease R: MRDKKNKKKLQPEKREAATPHHIVSYIDNLKADIAAFFDLNAEQAFRPFDVHDHFGVHDKKVRLLFNEILHELEQDGRLIYNKNGTYAAVPLKTKQRGLTGRVDRVNKGFAFVVIEGRDDDIYVDLELLNGAWDGDIVEVQPLSRSIRSKSRDSARNRTEGRVTAIVERSNAEIVGIIEINPRFAVVQPDNKKLYDPIFLEPDEVGEARHGDKVIVKVTEWPTRRSQAEGQIVSVLGKAGNNDVEMHAILAEFGLPYHFPPEVEAEAQKIPDKIAKKDIARRRDIRDVLTFTIDPVDAKDFDDALSVRYLNEDVVEVGVHIADVSHYVLPGTELEKEAFRRATSVYLVDRTVPMLPEKLSNNLCSLRPNEDRLAFSAIFEITSKGKLLKEWFGRTVIHSDRRFTYEEAQAVLDSGEGDFPEELGTLNKLAKIFRRERFKKGAINFETPEVRFRLDPEGKPLGIYTKERRDSNKLIEEFMLLANKRVAEYVYSLSKGNDKNTMVYRVHEAPDPDRLQTFATFVAKLGLKLEVEDENKIAKSMNAMLAKVEGKPEQNLIESLAVRTMAKARYSTEDIGHFGLAFRRYSHFTSPIRRYPDIMAHRLLQHYLDGGANLDKEPYELASKHSSERERLAAEAERTSIKYKQVEFMSMMDPEKEFDGIITGVTEFGIFVEITETASEGLIRMTDLGDDYYELDKDNYRIIGQHTKKIYAFGDAVKVKVKETNLARRSMDLYLAGTKPGRRSEFSRPGFDRDSDRRSRERKSKEPRGSGRVKRGSGGTGGGSSAKVKRRRR; this comes from the coding sequence ATGAGAGATAAAAAAAATAAAAAGAAACTCCAACCTGAAAAAAGGGAGGCCGCAACGCCTCATCACATTGTTTCTTACATAGATAACTTAAAGGCGGATATTGCCGCGTTCTTCGACCTGAACGCCGAGCAAGCATTCCGGCCATTCGACGTTCACGACCATTTCGGAGTCCACGACAAAAAAGTACGGCTCCTTTTTAATGAAATCCTGCACGAACTGGAACAGGACGGCAGGCTGATCTACAATAAAAACGGCACGTATGCCGCCGTCCCGCTCAAAACTAAACAAAGGGGCCTGACGGGGCGCGTCGATCGTGTGAACAAAGGTTTTGCCTTTGTGGTGATCGAAGGGCGGGACGACGATATTTATGTGGACCTGGAATTACTGAACGGTGCCTGGGACGGCGATATCGTCGAAGTTCAACCGCTTTCGAGAAGTATCCGTTCGAAATCCCGCGATTCGGCCAGAAACCGGACCGAGGGGCGTGTTACCGCCATCGTTGAACGTTCGAATGCGGAAATTGTGGGTATAATCGAAATCAACCCGCGCTTTGCGGTCGTCCAGCCTGATAATAAAAAACTTTACGACCCGATTTTCCTTGAACCCGACGAAGTCGGCGAAGCCCGCCATGGCGACAAGGTTATCGTAAAAGTAACCGAATGGCCTACGCGCAGAAGCCAGGCCGAGGGCCAGATTGTTTCCGTACTTGGCAAAGCCGGTAACAACGACGTGGAGATGCACGCGATCCTGGCCGAGTTTGGCTTACCCTACCATTTCCCTCCGGAAGTAGAGGCCGAGGCGCAGAAAATACCCGATAAAATCGCCAAAAAAGACATTGCCAGGCGTCGCGATATCCGCGATGTGCTCACATTCACCATCGATCCTGTGGATGCCAAGGACTTTGACGACGCTTTATCGGTGAGATATCTTAATGAAGATGTGGTGGAAGTGGGTGTACATATTGCCGATGTTTCGCATTACGTATTGCCCGGAACCGAGCTTGAAAAAGAGGCCTTTCGCAGGGCAACCTCTGTTTACCTGGTCGACCGGACTGTGCCGATGCTGCCCGAAAAGCTTTCAAACAATCTGTGCTCCCTGCGTCCGAACGAGGACAGGCTGGCATTTTCGGCGATTTTCGAGATTACTTCGAAAGGAAAGTTGTTGAAAGAATGGTTTGGCAGGACGGTGATTCATTCGGATCGCCGCTTTACCTACGAGGAAGCTCAGGCCGTGCTCGATTCGGGCGAAGGCGACTTCCCGGAAGAACTCGGAACGCTGAACAAATTGGCGAAGATATTTCGCAGGGAAAGGTTCAAAAAGGGTGCTATCAATTTCGAAACCCCGGAAGTCCGCTTCCGCCTCGACCCCGAGGGAAAGCCGTTAGGCATTTACACCAAGGAACGTCGCGATTCGAACAAACTGATCGAGGAATTTATGCTGCTCGCCAACAAGCGTGTGGCGGAATACGTGTATTCGCTTTCGAAAGGAAATGATAAAAACACAATGGTATACCGTGTCCACGAAGCTCCCGATCCTGACCGCTTGCAGACCTTCGCTACTTTCGTGGCCAAGCTGGGACTGAAACTGGAGGTGGAAGATGAAAATAAAATAGCCAAATCCATGAACGCCATGCTGGCAAAAGTGGAAGGCAAGCCGGAGCAAAACCTCATCGAATCGCTCGCGGTGCGCACCATGGCCAAAGCGCGGTACAGCACCGAGGACATCGGCCACTTTGGATTGGCATTCAGGCGTTATTCGCACTTCACCTCGCCGATCCGCCGGTATCCCGATATTATGGCACACAGGCTATTGCAGCATTACCTAGACGGCGGTGCGAATTTGGACAAGGAACCTTATGAGCTGGCATCGAAGCATTCATCCGAACGTGAACGTCTTGCCGCCGAAGCGGAGAGAACGTCGATCAAGTACAAGCAAGTGGAGTTCATGAGTATGATGGACCCCGAGAAGGAGTTCGACGGCATTATCACCGGGGTGACCGAATTTGGCATTTTCGTGGAAATCACGGAAACCGCTTCCGAAGGGTTAATCCGCATGACCGATCTTGGCGATGATTATTATGAGCTCGATAAGGATAATTACCGCATCATCGGCCAGCATACCAAGAAGATTTATGCGTTCGGGGATGCTGTGAAGGTAAAAGTGAAGGAAACAAACCTTGCCCGCAGGAGTATGGATCTGTACCTCGCCGGAACCAAGCCCGGCCGCAGAAGCGAGTTTAGCCGTCCGGGCTTTGACCGCGATAGCGATCGCCGTTCGCGTGAACGCAAGTCGAAGGAGCCGAGAGGTTCCGGCCGCGTGAAGCGGGGTTCCGGAGGGACCGGAGGTGGGAGTTCGGCTAAGGTGAAGCGGCGGAGGCGGTAG
- a CDS encoding 3'-5' exonuclease, translating to MTEEFKRRAKNFLLLDIETVCSHASYDELPERMQKLWDKKALSLKKGDDTVSNAEYFYDRGAIYAEFGKIVCIAFGAYYWNEKDEIAFKVSSFAGNDEAQLLLQFKALIEKYPAEQLILCAHNGKEFDFPFICRRMLVHCIEIPKALQITGKKPWELLHQDTMDLWKFGDYKSYTSLDLLAAVFDIPGSKNEMSGDQVTKVYYEENDLAKISRYCREDVVVLAQLYLRLHCFGPIPEGNIVRVE from the coding sequence ATGACAGAAGAATTCAAACGCCGAGCCAAAAATTTCCTGCTTCTCGACATCGAAACCGTTTGCTCGCACGCCAGCTACGACGAGCTTCCCGAACGGATGCAAAAGCTTTGGGACAAAAAGGCGCTCAGCCTCAAGAAAGGCGACGATACCGTCAGCAATGCCGAATATTTTTACGACCGGGGCGCGATTTACGCGGAGTTCGGAAAGATCGTCTGCATTGCATTCGGCGCTTATTACTGGAACGAAAAAGATGAAATTGCGTTTAAAGTGAGTAGCTTCGCCGGAAACGATGAAGCACAACTGCTGTTGCAATTCAAGGCGCTGATTGAAAAATACCCCGCCGAACAACTGATCCTTTGCGCCCATAATGGCAAGGAATTCGACTTCCCGTTCATTTGCCGACGGATGCTGGTCCACTGCATCGAAATCCCCAAAGCATTACAGATTACGGGCAAAAAACCCTGGGAACTTCTCCACCAGGATACGATGGATCTCTGGAAATTCGGGGACTATAAAAGCTATACGTCGCTGGATTTGCTCGCCGCTGTTTTCGATATTCCAGGAAGCAAAAACGAAATGAGCGGCGACCAGGTGACAAAGGTATATTACGAGGAAAACGATCTGGCTAAAATTTCCCGATATTGCAGAGAGGACGTAGTAGTGCTGGCACAGTTGTATTTGCGGCTGCATTGCTTTGGCCCAATACCGGAAGGAAATATCGTACGGGTTGAATAA
- the lipB gene encoding lipoyl(octanoyl) transferase LipB, translating to MNALINKKVHFRDLGLIDYQEAWDYQEKIFAETLAIKTRNRGLETENQQLTPNFLLFCQHPHVYTLGKSGKPDHLLLAEEDLAAKQAKYYKINRGGDITYHGPGQIVGYPILDLDNFFTDIHVYMRTLEEAIILTLAEYGLQAGRIAGLTGVWLDFQEQKNPRKICALGVKASRWVTMHGFALNVNTDLSYFGNIVPCGIDDKAVTSLSAELGREVNLEEVSMKLKNHLAQLFSMELQAM from the coding sequence ATGAATGCCCTGATCAATAAAAAAGTACATTTCCGGGACCTTGGCCTGATCGATTATCAGGAGGCGTGGGATTATCAGGAAAAAATCTTCGCCGAGACTTTGGCGATTAAGACCCGAAACCGCGGCCTGGAAACCGAAAACCAGCAATTAACACCGAATTTTCTGCTTTTTTGCCAGCACCCGCATGTATATACGCTTGGCAAGAGCGGTAAGCCTGACCACTTGCTGCTGGCGGAGGAAGATCTGGCCGCTAAACAGGCGAAATACTATAAAATCAACCGGGGCGGGGATATTACTTACCACGGGCCGGGACAGATCGTAGGATACCCGATCCTGGACCTCGACAATTTCTTCACGGATATACATGTGTACATGCGCACCCTCGAAGAAGCGATCATCCTTACATTGGCCGAATACGGCTTGCAGGCCGGTCGTATTGCCGGGTTAACCGGCGTATGGCTTGATTTTCAGGAGCAGAAAAACCCGCGAAAGATTTGCGCATTGGGTGTAAAGGCCAGCCGGTGGGTGACAATGCATGGTTTTGCATTGAATGTAAATACGGATTTGTCGTATTTCGGGAATATCGTACCGTGCGGGATCGATGACAAAGCCGTGACGTCGCTTTCGGCGGAATTGGGCAGGGAAGTGAATTTGGAGGAAGTTTCAATGAAGTTAAAAAACCATCTGGCACAGTTGTTCAGTATGGAATTGCAGGCAATGTAA
- a CDS encoding YraN family protein: MAQHNDLGRWGETAAASFLLEKGFKIVARNYRSWQSEIDLIVSKDNTLVFVEVKTRTGTAFGMPEEFVNATKAKLIMRAAEQYIFDTDWEYDVRFDIVSILILPDGSADIRHIEDAFSR; this comes from the coding sequence ATGGCCCAACACAACGACCTAGGCCGCTGGGGCGAAACTGCCGCGGCATCCTTCCTGCTCGAAAAAGGCTTTAAAATTGTAGCCAGAAACTATCGCAGCTGGCAGTCCGAAATCGATCTGATCGTCTCAAAAGACAATACGCTCGTTTTCGTGGAAGTAAAAACCCGGACTGGCACGGCATTTGGAATGCCGGAGGAATTCGTAAATGCGACGAAGGCCAAACTTATCATGCGGGCCGCCGAGCAATATATCTTCGATACCGACTGGGAGTACGACGTCCGTTTCGATATCGTTTCCATCCTCATTTTGCCCGACGGCTCCGCCGACATCCGGCATATCGAAGACGCATTCAGCAGGTAA
- a CDS encoding TIM barrel protein gives MTRPAKKAVIARLKKVAPHAEKQGITLGIESWLSGREHLDIIDAVGSKAVKVYYDFRNSTDAGHDIFKEIPMLGKDMICEIHMKENGQRLGEGPLDWPRVAKAVKDIGYEGWMQIEGATPQGGEIIPCYQHNLQYLKGLFQT, from the coding sequence ATGACGAGGCCGGCAAAAAAAGCGGTGATAGCGCGTTTGAAAAAAGTAGCGCCGCATGCCGAGAAGCAGGGCATTACGCTGGGCATCGAATCATGGCTGAGCGGACGGGAGCATTTGGATATTATCGACGCGGTCGGGTCGAAGGCCGTGAAAGTTTATTACGATTTTCGGAATTCAACCGATGCCGGCCACGATATTTTTAAGGAAATTCCGATGCTCGGCAAAGATATGATCTGCGAAATTCATATGAAGGAAAACGGCCAGCGACTCGGCGAGGGGCCGCTCGACTGGCCGCGGGTGGCAAAAGCGGTAAAAGACATTGGTTATGAGGGATGGATGCAGATCGAAGGCGCCACACCGCAGGGTGGCGAAATTATTCCGTGCTACCAGCATAACCTCCAATACCTCAAAGGACTATTTCAAACCTAG
- a CDS encoding PVC-type heme-binding CxxCH protein: MNIINALPLQRTGILAASMLLASVFSINPFRNNPGRPVKSILPVTEAGDSSRLYVPDDLEATLWAEAPMFYNPTNMDIDAKGRIWVTEAVNYRDFNTKPAERLSHKQKGDRVMILEDKDGDGKAESSKVYVEDTLLTAPLGIAVIGNKTIVSCAPNLLIYTDTNGDDKPDKREVFLTGFGGFDHDHSLHSLIVGPDGKYYFNTGNAGPHHVVDKSGWNLRSGSLYIGGTPYNRKNEGNQKSDDGRIWVGGLALRINPDGTGLKVLGHNFRNSYEVCLDSYGNMWQNDNDDQVITCRVSFLQENGNAGYFSADGTRYWQADRRPGQDIFTTHWHQEDPGVMPAGDNTGAGSPTGIVFYEGEQLGKNYRGTLLSCEAGRNVLFAYQPKQEGAGFTLSRRDLISSFPKVSERYEWYETDQDYRKWFRPSDVAVGPDGAIYIADWYDPVVGGHAMKDKKGYGRIYRITPKGHKLTTPQLDFTTTKGLIDALKNPAINVRALGFEGLKAKGEAVIPEVKGLLTAENPYHQARAIWLLAQLGTQGNEEVVGLLASANAMHRLTAFRALKSVGKADAYFEQMSKDPDAAVRREVGIALRDVTYNQAFAAISNLIKKYDGKDPWMLEAIGTAADGKEEKVYAYVRETFKADPVKWQPQRANLAWRLHPVSAVEELRIRAGSSKVPESERRRALTAIGFIRDKKAVEAMIDLSKSTLQDVATQASYWINFRKSNDWADLRNWEEATAQAMTPAYKRMLELKKIVADKAQATPQRIEAAKEMASDVNGGNILVDMRVQGQLPDPIAREISEIIFKNPDQNVRVVASQFFPRNGKVLKTDFISRMKADPAHGQKIFSATCAACHKHGKTGAEIGPDLTTIHKKFDKSALLDAIINPSASMVFGYESYTIVTRKGDTYFGFLMSDGANVVLKDAAGQQHTIKADQIKSREKMPSSLMPEPTALGLNEQDLADLTGYLLNFK; the protein is encoded by the coding sequence ATGAACATTATCAACGCTTTACCACTCCAAAGAACCGGCATTCTGGCGGCAAGTATGCTACTGGCTTCTGTTTTCAGCATTAATCCGTTCAGGAACAATCCGGGGCGGCCGGTTAAGTCTATCCTGCCCGTAACCGAAGCCGGCGATTCCTCGCGCCTGTACGTGCCCGACGACCTAGAGGCTACCCTTTGGGCCGAGGCACCCATGTTTTATAATCCCACCAACATGGATATCGACGCCAAAGGGCGGATATGGGTCACCGAGGCTGTCAATTACCGCGATTTCAACACCAAACCCGCCGAACGCCTCAGCCACAAGCAGAAAGGCGACAGGGTGATGATCCTGGAAGACAAAGACGGCGACGGCAAAGCCGAATCTTCAAAAGTTTATGTGGAAGACACCTTGTTGACGGCACCACTGGGCATTGCGGTGATTGGTAATAAAACCATCGTTTCTTGCGCCCCTAACCTGCTCATTTACACAGATACCAACGGCGACGACAAGCCCGACAAACGTGAGGTTTTCCTTACCGGATTCGGTGGCTTCGATCACGACCATTCGCTGCATTCGCTGATCGTGGGGCCGGACGGGAAGTACTATTTCAATACCGGTAATGCAGGCCCGCACCATGTCGTCGACAAAAGCGGGTGGAACTTGCGCAGCGGGAGCCTTTATATCGGCGGAACGCCTTACAACAGAAAGAATGAGGGGAACCAGAAGTCGGACGACGGCCGTATCTGGGTGGGTGGCCTCGCATTACGCATCAACCCGGACGGTACCGGCCTGAAAGTGCTGGGCCATAATTTCCGGAACAGCTATGAAGTGTGCCTCGATAGCTACGGCAACATGTGGCAGAACGATAACGACGACCAGGTGATCACTTGTCGCGTGTCTTTTTTGCAGGAAAACGGCAATGCAGGATATTTTTCGGCCGACGGCACCCGCTATTGGCAAGCCGATCGCCGCCCCGGACAGGATATTTTTACCACGCACTGGCATCAGGAAGATCCGGGCGTGATGCCTGCGGGAGACAATACCGGAGCAGGCTCGCCTACGGGTATTGTCTTTTATGAAGGGGAGCAGTTGGGAAAAAATTATCGGGGAACATTATTAAGCTGCGAAGCGGGCCGGAATGTGTTGTTTGCTTACCAACCTAAGCAGGAAGGCGCAGGCTTCACATTGAGCCGCCGCGATCTCATCAGTTCTTTTCCCAAAGTTTCCGAACGCTACGAATGGTACGAAACCGACCAGGATTACCGGAAATGGTTCCGGCCGTCGGATGTGGCCGTCGGCCCGGACGGTGCCATTTACATCGCCGACTGGTATGATCCCGTGGTAGGCGGGCATGCGATGAAGGACAAAAAAGGGTATGGCCGCATTTACCGCATTACCCCCAAAGGGCATAAACTTACAACGCCGCAGTTGGATTTCACGACCACAAAAGGTTTGATCGATGCCTTGAAAAACCCTGCTATCAACGTCCGTGCGTTGGGTTTTGAGGGATTAAAGGCAAAAGGCGAAGCTGTGATACCGGAAGTGAAGGGCTTGTTGACAGCCGAAAACCCATACCACCAGGCGAGGGCCATTTGGCTGCTGGCGCAATTGGGGACACAGGGCAATGAAGAGGTGGTCGGGCTGCTTGCGTCAGCGAATGCCATGCATCGCCTCACGGCATTTCGTGCCTTGAAATCAGTAGGCAAAGCCGATGCATATTTTGAGCAAATGTCGAAAGACCCCGATGCGGCTGTGCGGCGTGAAGTTGGTATAGCGTTGCGCGATGTCACTTATAACCAGGCGTTTGCAGCTATTTCAAATCTTATAAAGAAATATGACGGCAAAGATCCGTGGATGCTGGAAGCGATCGGTACGGCGGCGGATGGGAAAGAAGAAAAAGTGTACGCTTACGTGCGCGAGACATTCAAGGCCGATCCCGTTAAATGGCAGCCACAGCGGGCGAATTTAGCCTGGCGTCTGCATCCGGTTTCGGCCGTGGAAGAGCTCAGAATCCGGGCCGGTTCATCCAAAGTGCCGGAGTCGGAGCGCCGCAGGGCGTTAACGGCCATCGGTTTTATCAGAGACAAAAAAGCGGTGGAAGCGATGATCGACTTGTCGAAGTCTACTTTGCAGGATGTGGCGACGCAGGCGTCCTACTGGATCAATTTCCGTAAAAGTAACGACTGGGCCGATTTGAGGAACTGGGAAGAAGCTACCGCACAGGCGATGACGCCCGCGTACAAGCGCATGCTCGAACTGAAGAAGATCGTCGCCGACAAGGCTCAGGCCACTCCGCAACGAATCGAAGCGGCGAAGGAAATGGCGTCGGACGTGAATGGCGGTAATATCCTCGTGGACATGCGTGTACAAGGCCAATTGCCGGACCCCATAGCCAGGGAGATCAGCGAAATCATCTTCAAAAACCCCGACCAGAACGTACGCGTTGTCGCCAGCCAGTTTTTCCCGAGGAACGGAAAGGTTTTGAAAACCGATTTTATCTCGAGGATGAAAGCCGATCCGGCACACGGTCAGAAAATTTTCTCGGCCACCTGTGCAGCGTGCCACAAGCACGGTAAAACGGGAGCAGAGATCGGGCCGGATTTGACCACGATTCATAAAAAATTCGATAAATCGGCACTTTTGGACGCTATCATCAATCCTTCTGCCAGTATGGTTTTCGGTTATGAAAGCTACACGATTGTGACCAGGAAGGGCGATACCTATTTTGGATTCCTTATGAGCGACGGTGCGAATGTGGTGCTGAAAGACGCCGCCGGACAGCAGCACACCATCAAAGCCGATCAGATCAAAAGCCGGGAAAAAATGCCTTCATCGCTGATGCCGGAGCCTACCGCATTGGGGCTAAATGAGCAGGATCTGGCCGATTTGACGGGATATTTGTTGAATTTTAAATAA